From one Tissierellales bacterium genomic stretch:
- a CDS encoding radical SAM protein, with product MEWIDAKTILSGYSKSNPWFGCHYNMNLYKGCSHGCIYCDSRSECYHIDNFDTVKAKKDAINILERELRGKRRTGVIGLGAMSDPYNPFEKDLKLTRKALEKIAKYGFGVAIATKSNLILRDMDILLEIKKRAPVLIKITITTADDELSKKIEPRVNCSSSRFEVINEMSEIGIFSGILMMPVIPFLEDNENNILKIIKKANESGAKFIYPSFGMTLRQNQRVYFLKEIEKIFPGMCQKYIDQFRTNYNCKSPKATELFDIFKKECEIHGILYRMKDIVERYQSDYGEKQLSFL from the coding sequence TTGGAATGGATTGATGCAAAAACTATTTTATCAGGTTATTCTAAAAGTAATCCATGGTTTGGGTGTCATTACAATATGAACTTGTATAAAGGATGTTCCCATGGATGTATTTATTGTGATAGTAGGAGTGAATGTTATCATATAGACAATTTTGATACAGTGAAAGCGAAAAAAGATGCGATAAATATTTTAGAAAGAGAACTTAGAGGAAAACGGAGAACTGGGGTTATTGGTTTGGGAGCTATGTCTGATCCATACAATCCTTTTGAAAAAGATTTGAAATTAACTAGAAAAGCATTAGAAAAAATAGCAAAATATGGTTTTGGAGTGGCCATAGCGACTAAAAGTAATTTGATACTACGAGATATGGACATATTACTAGAAATAAAGAAAAGGGCGCCGGTTTTAATTAAAATTACAATTACAACGGCGGATGATGAGCTTTCAAAAAAAATAGAACCTAGGGTCAATTGTAGCTCATCTCGATTTGAAGTTATAAATGAAATGTCTGAGATAGGAATATTTTCAGGAATATTGATGATGCCAGTTATACCTTTTTTAGAAGATAATGAAAACAATATATTGAAGATTATTAAAAAAGCTAATGAATCAGGAGCAAAGTTTATATATCCTTCATTTGGCATGACATTAAGACAAAATCAAAGGGTGTATTTTTTGAAAGAAATTGAAAAAATATTTCCAGGAATGTGTCAAAAATACATTGATCAATTTAGAACTAATTATAATTGTAAATCTCCTAAAGCGACTGAACTTTTTGATATTTTTAAAAAAGAATGTGAAATTCACGGCATTTTGTATAGAATGAAAGATATAGTTGAGAGATA